The window ATTAAACTTTCATGTATATTCCCTTAGTAATAGGTTAAATGTATGGAAAACATGTTTATAGTTTGCACtaagtatgtatatgtatatttcttgTTTACTTCCTCCTATGATTGAACAATAAACTTCTGTCTCACAGTTCACCAATCTCTTTAAGCCAACCATACAATaggttataattttatattttaaaataaaacattgaatttatCAATGttgtctttaaaacaaaaagggcTTTGGTTGTGTTTTCATTCGTTATTTGAACATAATgtataaagcttgacaaaggtaTTCTGACTGTTCTTCTGACTGTTGTGTTCCCCTGTCTATTCATTTCAAATTAACTGGTATTTGTTGCAGGTAGATTTTTCAGATGTCCTTGCTGAACCCGACTCATTTCACAGTTTTGACAAGGTCTGGACCTGGAGTGATATCTTGTTTGAATCCTCTAAGCTCTGGTGCTACCGAATCATCTCCTTGCTCTGTGCAGTTCCAGTATCCCTGATCTCTGGCTTCCTCTTTGCTATCCTGGGGTGCATCCACATATGGTAACCAAGTCATGCATGCAGCATTATCAGCAAtagcagaaataataaaataataataagcctTATAGTCTCTATATAGGGAAGcgttggggggaaaaaagaggcAGACTGCTTTACATTGTGGTGGGTAGATATTTACTGTGACTGTCACCTATATCTGTAACAACAGTAGTAAAAGATAGAGCATATGTATGTTGTTAGTTGACATTTTTCTTTGAATTATATGGGGGTTTTTTTAGACCTGTTTTCTAATTTACAGGTGTGCCATGCCATGTATTCAACTCTGCAATATTTGTATGCCTCCCATTCGAACACTCTGGGCAAGTCTGCTGGACATCTTCGTAGCTCCTATCTGTGCTAGTCTGGGGCGATGCTTGAGTTTCATATATGTTAATGTGGGCAAACAGCGTCCGTAACGGACCAAAGTGTGAATTTCTTTTCAAGAAGGAAACAAACagaagataaaatataataacaccaaaaaagaacacattaaaaGCATTGCATcactggaataaaataaataccaataaaaagcaattttttaaatatttgttttcttgtttcttttcagAGCATATACATGTAaggaattaaattaaaatttgtcatttttttatttaaaaaacatgcattattttgcatgaaactgtgctttgccttcaaatccctccacagttttaaTCCCACGtactgacctgatagaaaaataatccccctgctgctctcttcactcctcaaataacatactaatgacttcctcactcataacctcatcacacgcacggatacaagacttttctagagctgccccgactctctggaatggtcttcctcatcctattcggcttgcctcCTACTTtgtgctcctttaaaagagcgctcaaaacccatcttttcaaacttgcccacccatcctcttctgtcttttgaaaccctcaatACTTTCCtccattccaaatctcccctcctattgtgtgatacttcccccacctactagattgtaaactccttcTGTGTCTctttctgtgtgtcatttgcaaaccctatttcatgtacagcgcttcgtaatgttggcgctatataaatcctgtttaattattattattaataatattaatagtaataataataatgtcaagtAGAAATCCCATTCATTCCTATGTGGCTTGTCCACAATTATGTCcctagatttattaaaagtatatgaACCCACCCCAATGTTGTGTTCCCATTTGCCCAAAACCAGCCTAAAATACTTATCATAACCAGGTAAAAATGTACATCCTAAAGGAGAATTTCAATGTACTTTATTAACTTTCAAACaatgcaaagtacaaaaaaaaaaaaagaaatgacatatATGTGCAGTGCTCTTTTGTTCtactttcactggaaacaatcaagaaagaATTTTCACATTGACAGAAATGTATTGTCTATACACAGCTTTAGTATCATTATTACAGGATCAGATTgcaatgtattttgatatatatatatatatatatatatatatatataacagttttCTAAATGTACTTATGTCTGTttagagaaatactaaatatGTTTGAGGGTCATGGCTCTCCAAGTCTAGATTTGGACAAGTCTGACCTTTGAAATCACCATTCAGgcaatttaaagtttatatataacagaattgattatttttttttttggatagagaaggaaAGGCTTCATACTTAAAATACATGTGTGGAatttctttactgtaaaaaatttgcAGCACTATTTGTCTTGTCAGGCCCGTGGTGAGAGGATCTGGTAATCCAACAAATGTGGAATgggtttacaaaaaacaattagatggaaaatgtttccagtccttgagcaaatctattccaggttttgtggatcacctaggttctcccacgttagtctatcttctccagttttggagagctttaataaatcatgtccaaaGAGTTTATATTTCTCCAGAACAGTTAACATATGTATAggcaatttctttttcttttcaattttagaGTAGGAAagtgttaaagcaaaactccaggatAGCTAAATAATGTCTAAATGCAAGACTGATGTGTATTCTTATTTGAATTGTGATGTGCTCTATGTAGTTCTTCCAGATCTGTTTAATAATCCAATGGTAAACTGGATTTATAAAGATGTTtgttctctctccttgtgcagggtaaGTGGTCTTATACCTACCCCTGCACCTGTCATTTTCTGCAGGCAGTCTGTAGTGGGTAGATCTGTTGAGCTCTGGTGGCAATTGTAAAGGTTTGGATTTACCTTTACTTCAGTGATATTTGTTATCAGGACCAATAGACAAGGTAAATCTACCTAGCAGAGAGacagacagcaagaaaaactAGACATGGGCTGccctactttaaaattaaaaaaattaaaaaaagttgcatttatgGATGAATTTAACAATTGAAAAGTCTTTTGCCTTGGCTGTTAAAGTACGTGATTTTCAAGCTTCATCATATTACTTGTATTTCTTTTGTCAGAGATTTGTTTTTAGTCAGTATAAGGATAAATAAATTTTATGTTCCTTGGGCTCTGAGATGGAAAAGCTAATTTGCTTGCCATTTGCACAACTACAGGCCGATCCCAAGTCAGAAATGTTGCATGCAAGTGAAGAATTTAAACCACTTCACAGGAGTCAGAGGAGAAGGGCCAGGGTCACATTTCATGTGGGGTGAACAGGGCTAAATAAAGCAAAGTGAGCAGAACATGGGTGAAACTCATAGGGCAGTGTGTGAGGGGGAGCTGGAGGCTTATAGGTTATAGgtactatttaaatataatatttcaataaaacagtGTATGGGTGATTACTGTATTACAGCAAAAAtccaaggaaagaaaaatatccaAACACAAGTAAGTTTTCCTTTCCTAACCTTTACCATGAAATAATTTGAGTCCAAAAATGTACAGATGACAATAGTTGCATCAGATACAAATAATAGGAAAGCTACCCTGCACTTGATTTAGGCCCTTTTCACACCATTGAATTGTAATATGCTCTGCAATACAGGATTACAGCACACAAATTAAACTATGAAACTTTTGTGTTGTGGTTTTCAAAACTTTCTTGCTTTATCTCTGCGTTTTTAATGACAAAAATCCACAATATAGCAAAGAATATAAAACTCCAAATGCTTTTTAACTATTGGTAATTAGCCTCTGGGAAGAAAACACAAGGAAACTtgacttacatttattttaatgcacaaaaacatGCTAAAAACCACATTGTGTGAAAGGTCCCTATATACAGACCCTCTCAATTTATAGATTTACCTGGACTGTACAGGGTTCCAATCTGCGCATCACTTCCAGTTGCATGTATCGGACTCTACCAGTATTAGCTCTAGAAATCCACTCAACTAACATACCCAGTCCAGCTTACTAGATGGTTCCTACCACAtggtattataaaaatataaaaataatatataatatataaaacccGAATTTTTAGCCGAAGTTCAGCctaacccggcgaacccgaacttccaggtgtttgctcatccctagtggagaACTCTATTGGGTCAGCATTATATGGAGAACAACTGTATATGAAATTGTACCTTATTGGAGAAGATATGTATATGAAGAAATCTAAACTGTTTGGGGGGCAGAGGAAAAACAGCTTGCATAGTGAGACATCAGGGGGATGGACAATATGAGGTCACCATCTATTACTAAAATCTCTAGCAATTTGATAAATATTCACACATTCAgcttcagtacattttttatcttGATTTTTTATCTTGACTTGCCCTGCATCGGTTTGTTAggcccttttttgtttttgtttatctgCTGTGTACTGGCACTTCTCTACTCAATCAGTACTTGGTTGCCCAGTAAGGAAATCCTATGGTTTACACATTGTGAGTTGTCTTGCCACCCAACTCCATCCATAAGTTTAATGATTCTGTTGAAGGCCGGATTTTCCTGATTACTTGTACCCTActtgggcaaagcacaggataaCTTTAAGTCTAAAGGTGAATGATAAGCAAATGATAACATAGACGTGTGAgtaaaaatgtgcacaaaaaaagattttccagGAAAACCAGGAATCTCCCAGTATCagatttattttgcctttttactGTCCAGCCCATTCCTCCTctgctgtatgtttttggaaatgaACATATTATGTTAGGCAGGGTTTTGAGTTTCAATATTATTATGCTTCTCAAGGTAAAAAACATGATTACACATGCTTTGATGAAATGTGTCTATATTACACATATTCATACAtgattgtaataaattaaatgtcaATTGGTGGGTGTACCTGTTGAAAGAAGAAACAGAAGAAAGGGataaataatgacaataaaagagattatatttacctatttaaatTACATGAATatgcattaaatatattattgataaaCCAAGGAGGTTGGTCCACATCTACTGAGCCACATAGTCGGGGATGGGTTAAGGTGGGAGAGGgtggagatacttatattaccaGCTCCCTGGTCAGCCTCACACAGGGACACAAGCTGCAGGACGGTTACAGAGGGAGAACAGGGTGACAATATGGCCCaaatccagcaaccagagcctgccAAAGAAAACAAGCCCTATTCAGAAACCCTTACCAAAGAAATCGACCTAGTACAGAGAGACCCCAAGAAAATCAACCAAGATGTGGTACAGGTGAGATATATGCATGacttattttctatttgttgctCACTGCTTTTACCattagagcatttttttttaatttaaatgtctgTGTATTTAGCTAATACTGTTGTATTTCCTTTtggtttttttggtatttttggttgctgcaaaaataagtaattttaatcTTTTAGCACTTAGATTTTGCACTGTGTGTGAACTTGAagctgttcattttttgtttagtctAGATTTATTTTAGAAGCTTTGCTCCAACACTCCAGCACTGTGCTAATTTTATATCTGAGTCTGCTGTTTCCTCAATATATTGGGCAGCTACCAGTTTGATTATGTAAATCTCAAACAGAAATAttgataaacaaataaaattatgtttgtgtTGCCAGCAATAAATCACAACTTTCTTACTTTCAGTTAAATGTCTGCCACTATATATGGTGCCAAATGGGCAGCAAAGATTTAATATCAACTAAATGATTTCCATTGATGAATGGGGTCATTTTGGAGTAGATTCAGTCTATAGACGTATGAAGGTTAACAGCTGGAAGAGATGAATCAGAGATGGGGATGACTGGGATACCcaagatataaaatatactgtagaaGTAGGGACAGTCGGTGATGAAAACACTGAAGGCATATGTAAGGGGTAGAGGGGATGCTGGACACTTGTGATGCATGCGGATGGAAACAAAGAAAGTTAAGATATATTTGGGAGATTAGAAGGTGCAGAGAGTGGATGCTAAAGGTATGCATCAATGATGGGACAGATTGGGAATACCAGAGACATATACTGGACAATAGATCCAATAACAGTGCAGGCATGTTCCCGAAGTGGAGGTGATCATGGAATATTGAGGTATGTTTTTGATGTAAAATACCTTGAAGAAGATGTTTAGGTTAAGAACTGGTGGTAAAGAGAAGGTTATGGGAATGAAAGTTGGAGACATGATTCAGTAGTGAAAAGGATCGAGAATGCTGGAAATAGGTTCTAGAGGTGTAGTGGAACAAGGATTGTGGAAACATGTTCTGCGCATGGATGGATGTGGCATGCGCTAACACTCCTTTTCAGTGCTAGGTCatgggtttgaatcttggtcaaaTTTTGCAAagagtttgaatgttctccctCTATCTGTGTGGGTTTGcttcgggtactctggtttcctcccacatcccccaaaaaaacatgcagttaggttatttggctttccttaaaaaattgtccctagactaggttaatgacatatgactatggtagggacattagattgtgagcccctttgagggacagctagtgacatgatgatggattttgtacagcactgcataatatgtcacaTATACCAAAACAAAACAGAGATTGTCAGTATAAAGGGGAGGAAATACAAATGGGCAACAGATGCAGGTAAATTTATCAAAATTACCATaccaaaaattaattttgtttcatGCAGCTCAGTTTATACAGAGACTTCTTTCTAAGTTTGGGCAGAAGAGTGAGATCCTGCAGGGATAACCTATGAGGATACACAATGGGGACTTGTTAAAGGCTTTTGGAGATAGGTTTGCTATTTGTTGAGCAGGCCAATGAGCTGGACTGTCTGTGTCCCTGGCTGTGGCAGAGTCCTTCTGACATATGTTGGTCACCAAGTGGAGCTTGCAGGGTCCTTATGAAGTTCATGCTTACTGGGGTCTTAAGGACTGATGTATCAAAGAAAAACCACCATTGCCaaccattgtatttttattaaagtctaaATATTTGCATAGTGTGATGTGAGGCATCAGGAGAGTGAGAACCAATTAAGTTTGGAAAATATGGTATACTAAAGTATAAATGATACAAACCTAGATAAGGAGTATCAAAACACAAGGGCTGCCTCTTCATTCATCTCCAGTTTCAACACCCCTGAAAAAGTGGGTGCATAGAAATGCAAAGCACCACGAGCAGGTAGGGATGAGAATGATGATGGCGTCATTGGAAGTTGAGTGCACTGTCACCAAGTGGTATAAATGACATAAGAAAGACAGGCACCCATGAGATGAGAAAAAAGCCAAGGTCAACAATGGACAAGTAGTTATTCAGGAACAGGCTGGGTCAGTAACTTgtgtgcaaaaaattgtaccagaGTACAAAGGTAGGATACATAGTTGGTGGACAAGCTGCGGTCAGCACAGAAGCAGATGGACAgacaatgaaaaaacacaaacaggtCAAAGGGCCAAGCTGGTCTGTAACAGAAATTACGATCAAATAGCAGAATCACTGGACACAGAAGTACTGCTGAAAACCTCTAAACAATGAGGTCCGGTGGGACCCAGCTTTAAATAACCTATTTTGCACCATTTTAAGCAATGAGGTTGCCTGCACACCAGTACtcatgccacaaaaaaaaaacatattgaaaagtCCCATTACACAGGTAGTCAGTGTAAACAGTTAACTTTACTACATTGTTTTTGGGGTCAGTGAGACGAAGGCCCAATTATATAGCTAAACAGATCATTGAAGGTTACATATGTAAGAAACTGACCATTATATAAATGTTGATTAAAGTTACACATACAAGAGAATATgcctattattttctattttcattaatatttccATACCCTCCATCACCAACACATGACTCCTAATTTGGGGACGATCAAGAGAAAATCTGTTAGTAATTTGCACAATCACTGTTAAATTGCATGACTTTACCTTACTTAACCTTTACATTCTATCTTTTGCCTTTAATATTAAATTCTATCTGCAACCACCTACTGATTTCAAAATGCATCTTAAATCACTGCgggccacataaaatggccagATGGGCCAGATTCGGCCCACAGTCCTTGTGTTTGACACTTGTGCTCTAGAGGGAGGTTTAAGCGTGAGGCCAAGACAAACATATGTTTGTTACAAGTTAAGTGAGTCTTTTGTCATAAAAGCCccaaagcagaataaaaattgCAAGAACATACATAGCctgttaaaagataaaatagcaAAACCAGCTTTTGATGCAATATTGAGAATCAGAGATTTTCCCCACATTACTTTTTAGTAGGTGTACTCAGGCTAATGTCCAGTagcattcaacccacttcctctgagttTAGATTCCTGGAACCTCCCCCAACCTGTGACTGCACAGTGAAAGGAGAATGAACATAGCTTGTCACATGAAGGTATTGGCACCTTGTACCGCCTCTTCCTCCCAGACCTATAAATGCTCACAGTCCTTGGCGCTACACTGTAGTATACCATATACTGAATGATACTTGCAATTGTTTGGTGCTGACAGGTGCTATATTTTAGGCCTCCTTTATCAAGTATGTTTTAGAGATTTCTCTTCAAAGATACAAACTTAAAGGACCACTGATATTAAAACACATATTAGAAtattcaaaatactaaaaaaagttAACTCCAGCTTTTATTCCAAAAACTTAGCAACGCTGTTTGGCTTGTTTAGTGACAAGCAACTAGGTCACTGATCTTGTTTTTTTGTCCACTACATTTAAGCAACCCTACTTGATTGCCATTGTCTGCAGTTTGCAGAATAAACATGGAGGATGAGAGGAGCACTGATGAAGTCATCAATCTTCTTTATAGATATAATATGTAATGCAGTAAAGTAGGTCTAAATCCTCAAATATAGGAGTACAAAAGGCTAATACAGATTTAGGTACTATACTCAAAATACACTTtcagctttcttttttctgtgttgtatATTCCCCACAACCTGCCCTTACTACCCCTCTAACCTAATTCATGCTTTCTTACTTCAAGCAACTTTGGTGGCCACCTCAGTGCaggtatcttctccagcacagCCTGAGCAGTTAGCCCTAATAAACTTGAATGGGGCTGTGTTCTATCAAGATGTTAGAAGTACAGCTCAATACCATGGGtgccaacacttttttggctttcaaactacttttaaaatgatcaagtcaatacgatctaccaacaataaaaacttggacttaataactcctatGCGCGGTAGAGTTTGTTTTGAAAGGCAAGGTTCCGCGATCTGCTCGCGTTAGATcgggatccacctgttgggcatccCTGCTCTATACAAATTTATGTTGAGCAACTGTGCAGAGttggcttaaaaaatgtctgcatgAGAGATGTGAACAGAGGCCTATATTATAGAAAGGTGTAATGCCATTCGGGTGGGGTTTAATCTCAGACTAGGTATAGGGGCTGCGTAGAGTGAGTAGGGGGACCTTCTGGGGTTTTGGTAAAAGAGaagttaaagtttatttttactaatCATATCCATAGATCCatactgtttttgtttatatCTATCTGAagtttaaggtttaaaaaaatagcaagacGAGTACACAGTACTATTaatgttgtaatgttttatgtctgCTGGTCTTTTAATGTGctgttttttgtggttttttaaattctttattatcATCAAAAAAtgtcctcctgtatcaccgtctatcatttgcaacctttattaaatgtacagtgctgcatattatgttggcgctatataaatcctgattattattattaataataataataataataataataacagctaCCAATCTGTGTTTCAAGATTAGGAGGAGACCTGGGTAAATTTAACACCGCCATAAATGCTTCAGCTCCAAACAGGCTGCTGGTGGGGGTCGCTGTCATGAGGCAGAAAAGACCTGACAGCTGGAGTCTCATCCCACATCCACCTCCGCACAGAGACAAATATATAGAGGGAAGGCATGGAATCCTAATAAATGACAGCAGAAATGCTCCTTATAAGTAAGGCATTACCCTTAAAAACCAAAGGCGTTTACAGAACAAAACATTCTATCTATAGCCTAATCTCACCATATATTTGCAACCGATTTGTCCAGCTAATTTGCCAGCAAATTCACCTTTTTCGAAAAGATTCCCTAAGACCTTGAATActatttgttgcattttgtttccaaaaatatataacttaaGTCTGGTGATTCTTAACATTTGATATTTGTCATTTTAGTAAAGTCCTGGTTCTTGCATCCCTATGCTGCTGCAGTGGAGAAGAAGACCAATGTGTACATTTCAATTTATAGCAATCTGCTGATATAGGACCGACTGAGAATGGGCTTCAGATTCCTATAAACAGACTACTATTCTCACATGGAGCACAGCTGTCTTTTGACAGCTTGCTCATGAAAGCAGAAGTTTCTAATGGTGCTCGGGGAGATTCCAAAAAATGACAAACATATATCACATAGGCTTTATTGTTGTAAAAGTAAATCTGGacctttttatgcattttggtGCATTAGACAGATCTTCAAACAAATGAAGACAGAATGGGTAATAATAGAAGCAATAATTTACTTGTAGAATCCTGAATATGATATTTTCTTTACACACAGTCCAGGAAACTCAATGTGTTTAATAGCGAACATGAATTCTCTTACTAAAGGGCTATGTGTAGACAGAAAAAAGGAAGGACCAAGCTGTAATAACTCAGGAGCCAGTGTTGTTTAGTAATATTGTGAAGTGCTCATTTAGCATAGGATCAGCAGCCATCCTTGTTTGGATATCATCCTGGGTCACCTTCCTGGACTGAGACGCAGGCTCAGAGATAAAACACATAAATCCTTCCGCTTGTGCAATTCTTAGTTGTGTTGTCATTGTTCCTATGACCCACTTGGGGATTCATAAATATCTGGACGTAAGGGTAAAAACAGACACAGTAAACAATTATTTTGGGGTGAATAAttgatattattatacagtatttatatagtgccatcatattacacagtgctgtaccaAGTccttagttgtgtcactaactgtccctcaaaggagctcacaatctaatgtccctactatagtcatatgtcattattgtagtctaaggtcaattttaggtgtaagccatttaacctaactgcatgtgggaggaaacctggaggaaacccacacagacacggggagaacctgcaaactccatgcagatagtgtcctggctgggactcgaacctagcgctgcaaaggccagagtgctaacccctgagccaccgcgCTGCCCGTAATATTTACAACAAAACCCCCTTGGCCAGTGTGGATCCACCTATTTTTTACACCataacataaaacagaaaatgtgttttgggGGCCAGGGCAACACTCCCAACGCTGGTTTTAATTCGTTCAAAACCTGGACTCAACGCTGGTACTTAAAATAAGAATATCTGAACACTTAGTGGTTGGTTCTGCACCAATCTGACAGTTCCAGGATCTATGGACACGCTCATTGGTTAGCAGTGgttacctttgcagcactgggtcccaggatCGAGTCCCagctgggacactatctgcatggagttttcaggtacTCCCAGTGTTTGTGAGGGTTACCTCCCATGTTATGAAAACATgtagttagcttaattggcttctcccaaaattgtctatattattgacatatgactatagtagggacattagattgtgagccactttgaggacagctagtgacatgaatatggactttgtacagggctgcataatatgttgtcactatataataactgtattataataataatacatttttttgtctctgAATTTGCCAGTTTATTCATTAGACTATAAAGCATTTACTATGGTGACTGCTGTGGTCTATTGATAAATGACCACTAGGTGACAGAatgagttttacttttattatgcaTTGAACCAAGCAAATGGCTGTGTACAAAAATACAGCCGGATTAATAGATGAAAAATCTATAGAGCCCTAATTATTGCTGCATCCTTATTTTTTAAGCTTACAatttgatttattgttactttcaCTGTTCTAGTCAAAAGTAAAAATCAATAGTTTTGCCTATGCATACACTTTTGTTTGCCTCCAAGGAAAGCAAGTTGACAAAAGTAAGAAATCAGGTTTCAAATGCTAGTCTATATAGTTTTGTCCAACATGGATCTGATGACAAgtgtcttttatttttaggtggaGTTTGAAGATGTCATTGCTGAGCCAGACAGCATTCACAGTTTCGACGGAGTGTGGAAAGCCAGCGGCACTACCTTTACAGTCACCAAATATTGGTGCTACCGGGTGCTCTCTGCCATTCTGGGCCTTCCACTAGCCCTGATCTGGGGATTCCTATTTGCCTGCTTGTCATTCTGTCACATATGGGCTGTGGTTCCCTGCGTCAAGAGTTACCTGATTGAAGTCCACTGCCTGGGCCAATTCTATGCGGTGTGTGTCCGTACCTTTTGTGATCCAGTCTTCGAAGCTGTAGGAAAAGCACTGGGTGGAATCCGTGTGGCACTCAGAAAAGAAGTTTGAAAACTTACAACCTAAatgaactttatttttattaacagagTAAAGTGGATGTCAAATTTAATGCACCAGAGGGATCTACAAACCGTTGTATTGCAATGCATTGTGGGTCCCTCTGGGAGCATAGTTTTGGAAAATGAACCTGTGAACATTTTGGGAGGAGGCCAGGTTAGTTTTGCTGCCATGATACGCTCTCTTTCATAACAGATGAACAGTGCAAAGTGAGAGTAGGTATAAATaccaaattttatttgttttttttttgttgctgtatgCACAAAAGGCTGTGTTTTGGTGAGAACTAGAGTAGAGTATATCATATAAGATCTATGTCACATGGTACTGTTTATAAATGGTTTTTGAGGTCTGATTgataaacataattaaatatgtaCACTGTATTAGGCTCAACTTGTTTCCTCATCGATATTATCACA is drawn from Pyxicephalus adspersus chromosome Z, UCB_Pads_2.0, whole genome shotgun sequence and contains these coding sequences:
- the LOC140344241 gene encoding caveolin-3-like is translated as MAQIQQPEPAKENKPYSETLTKEIDLVQRDPKKINQDVVQVEFEDVIAEPDSIHSFDGVWKASGTTFTVTKYWCYRVLSAILGLPLALIWGFLFACLSFCHIWAVVPCVKSYLIEVHCLGQFYAVCVRTFCDPVFEAVGKALGGIRVALRKEV
- the LOC140343256 gene encoding caveolin-2-like, which codes for MIPDQYLIECPMDTDKDEKYLQSQANTTIYTDAPQRLDARDPRGINKHLKVDFSDVLAEPDSFHSFDKVWTWSDILFESSKLWCYRIISLLCAVPVSLISGFLFAILGCIHIWCAMPCIQLCNICMPPIRTLWASLLDIFVAPICASLGRCLSFIYVNVGKQRP